CGGGCCAACACCATTTGTCAAATCCCAGGCCCGCCGGACCCACAACCGCTTGACAAGCCCGCCCATCCTACCCATCCACCTGGTAGAACCCCCCCCTCCCCACGCCGCCTCCCCAGAAACCGCCTGCGCAATTTTCCCCAGACCAGGAATCCTCCCCGGGCAACGGCATTTCTCCCTGTGTTGCCACACATAATGTACACCGCGCGCAGGTCGAGTCCACAGAACCGGTGCCCCTCCCGCGGCCACGGTCTTGGATTTCGCCGGCAAGGTGCTATCATGGCGTGCTTGCCGCCGGTCTGTCGGGCGGCGGGAGGGACGTATCGAATGGACGACGCGCTGGCTTCGGGGATTCGTGACTGGTTCCTCGCCTACGTGGACCGATTCCGGTCCGAGGGCGACCTGGCGCCCATGCAGCAACTGAAGCTGGATCACAGCCTCCGCGTGGCCGAGGCCGCCGAGGCCCTGGCCGGACAGGAGGGGTGGTCTGCCGCCGCAGTGCGTCTGGCCCGCGCGACGGGGCTCCTGCACGACGTGGGCCGGTTTCCCCAGTTCGCCCGGTACGGCACCTTCGCCGACCGCCACAGCGTGGACCACGCCCGGCTGGGCTGCGAGGTGCTCCAGGCCGAAGACGCGCTGGCCCCCCTCGATCCTGCCGCCGCCCGGGCCCTGGCCGACGCCGTCCGGTACCACAACTGCCTCACGATCCCGACGGACCTGCCGCGGGAGTCCCTGCCGCTGGTGCGACTGACGCGCGACGCCGACAAGCTCGACATCTACCGCGTCGTCCTCGACTCGATCACCTCGGGCGCCGCGCGGCGACACCCCGAAATCCTGGTCGGCGTGGACCTCGACGGTCCTGCCGGGCCGGCCGTCGTCGCCGACGTCGCCGCCGGACGCATGGCTTCCCACCACGATGTCCACTCCATGGCCGACTACCTCCTGCTGATGGCCGGATGGGTCTACGACATCAACTACCCGGCCACGATGCACGAGCTTCGCCGTCGCGGCATCCTGGAGACCATGGCCGAACTCCTGCCCGACCAGACCGAGGTCCGCGCCGCCCTGGCCTGCGTCACCGCCGAACGAGACCGCCGAACCGCGTGACGCATGCCACATGCGGCGCGACTGCATGCCGTCAGGCTCCGAGCCCGTCGCAGCAGCCACACGGGAGGGCATGGAGACCCGCCCATGCCTGACGGGGCGAGACTGTCCGACAATTCGCCGTGCGTAACATACCGTGAAATATGGCGATACGACACCACGGGCGTAGGGTGGCTGCTTGACGCAGTTCCCGAGCACCGTCGAGGGGCAGCCACGCGGAAGGGCATGGAAATTCGCTCATGCCTGACGGGGCAGGCATGGCACCCAGCAACAACCAACCACGCATCGAATTGTCGGACAGCCTCGACGGGGCAGGCATGGCACCCAGCAACAACGAACCACACATCGAATTGTCGGACAGGCCCGACGGGGCAGGCATGGCACCAGGCTGAGTGACCGAA
Above is a genomic segment from Candidatus Brocadiaceae bacterium containing:
- a CDS encoding HD domain-containing protein, with the translated sequence MDDALASGIRDWFLAYVDRFRSEGDLAPMQQLKLDHSLRVAEAAEALAGQEGWSAAAVRLARATGLLHDVGRFPQFARYGTFADRHSVDHARLGCEVLQAEDALAPLDPAAARALADAVRYHNCLTIPTDLPRESLPLVRLTRDADKLDIYRVVLDSITSGAARRHPEILVGVDLDGPAGPAVVADVAAGRMASHHDVHSMADYLLLMAGWVYDINYPATMHELRRRGILETMAELLPDQTEVRAALACVTAERDRRTA